Below is a window of Sandaracinaceae bacterium DNA.
CACCTATCTCGTGCTGGCCCTGTTCGTGGTGGTCATGTCCATCGCGCGCACCGTCACGGCCGTGCGCACCGAAGACGACACGTGGAAGGCCGCGCTTCCGCTGCTGGGCATCGGCGTGTTCGCGCTGTCGTTCGGCGCGCACCGCCTGGTGCTCAGCCGGCGCCGCTTCACCGAGCGCTTGTCAGCCGACGGGATCGGAGTGGAAGGAGTCGAGCCCAGCGTCGGAGATTGAGACGCGGTTTCGCCCGCGCCCCTTCGACGAGTAGAGCGCCGTGTCGGCCGCGCGCAGCAGGTCTTCCGGGCCCGGCATGATGGCGGTGTCCAGCACCGCCACGCCGAAGCTGGCCGTGACGCTCACTTGCGGGCGCCCCTCGATGACCACGGGGGTGGCCCCCACCAGCTCGCGGCAGCGCTCGGCCACGTTCTCTGCCCCGTCGATGTCCGTGTCGGGCAGCAGCGCCCCGAACTCTTCGCCACCCAGCCGCGCGATCATGTCGGTGGCGCGCAGCGCCAGGCTCAGGCGCCTGGACGTCTCCTTGAGCACGATGTCGCCCACCGCGTGGCCGTGCTCGTCGTTGATGCGCTTGAAGTGGTCGAGGTCGATCATGATGCAGCTCAGCGGCCGACCGTAGCGCGCTGACCGCCCGTGCTCGCGCGTGAGGTGCTCCATGAAGTGCCGCCGGTTGTAGAGCCCCGTGAGCGCGTCGGTGCGCGTCATGGCGCTGAGCGCAGCCTCGCGTGCCCGCAGGTCCTGGAGCAGCAGGTGGAACAGCGTCATGAGCAGCATGCTGACCGACGCCACGATGAACCACATGAGCCCGGACCAGAAGTGGGTGACGTTCGGGTCGTCGTGCGGCGACGAGTACAGCAACGGCGCATAGGGGATGATCCCCGCGAGGCGCGCCACCTCGGGCACCACCAAGCCGATGGCCACCGTGGCCACAGCCGTCCACGCGATGCGCGGCGGGAAGATGAGCAGGCCCAGCAGGCCGCTGCCCAGCAGCACCACCAGGAAGGGGCTGGTCACGGGCCCCAGCAGGTACGCGGCGTACAAGTTGGGGAGCGCGTAGAGCTGCACCGTGAGGTGGCCCAGCCACGTGGGGCCACGGAAGCCGCGACGGATGATGCCGACGGTGAGCGCCATGAGCGCACCCCAGACGATGGCATAGCCGATGAGGATGGACTGCGTGACGCGCAGCACGCGCATGTCGAACACCCAGCGCAGCGCTTCGGCGTGAAGCACGTACTGGCACACGCCCCAGTAGACCACCAGGAAAGGGACGACCAGCGCCTGGACCGCGAAGCAGCGCTCGGCCAGGGAGCGGTCGCGGAGCTGTGGTTCGGAGGACAGGCGGGGAGCATACCAGCGCGCTCTGCAGCGTGGCGAATGTGGGCGCATTCCGTACCTCTGCGCCACAGCGAGGGCGTGATCGGCGGAGCCCGCGCTCTGTTATCCTGCGGCCCGTCATGAACGCCACCAGCCCGAACACCGACACCGCGCGAACCTCGCGCCACATGCCCGACCCGAGCGTCTTCGACGACGAGGTGCCGCCCCTCGACGAGTCGGACCTGCTGACCCTGCCGCCGCTGGACGCGCGCAAGCTGGCCAGCGAGCTCCCCATCGGCACGCGCTTCAAGCTGCGCGAGACCATCACGCCCACGCAGTACGCGTTCCTGCAGGTCAACGGCTGCATCGTGTTCGCGCGCGTGACCACGGCGGCCGAGGTCGCCCGCGTGCTCGACGAGGTGGACCGGGTGGAGCAGAAGCTGCTGGCCGAGGGCATCGAGTCCATCTGCGGCGTGCCCGTGTGGTTCGGCACCGGCGCGGACGGCAAGCCCTTCCTGCAGCGCATGGGCTTCTCCTCGTACTACTCGGAGTGGCTCGAGTCCTTCGTGACCGACGCGCGCTTCGAGCCCATCCGCCGGCTCATCGGTGAGCACGCCCGCATCGGCACGCGCGAGAAGGACGGCGTGGTCTTCAACCGCTACGTCAACCTGCCGGGCAGCCTGCGTCCGGATCTGGCGTGGCACACCGACGCCCTGCGCGACGTGTTCTACAACCGCGAGATGCCCGGTCCCATGCTGAACGTGGGCTTCCACTTCGACCGCATCCGCCCCGAAGACGGCGGCCTGCGCGTGATCCCGCGCACGCACACGCAGAGCGCCTGGGACACCGTGTTCCACAAGGTGCACTTCGTGAGCAACGACGACGACCCGCGCGAGGTCATGGTGGAGACCTGGCCCGGTGACCTCACCGTGCACGACGGCCGCATGTGGCACCGCGTGAAGGGCTCGCCCTACGACGGCGCCCGCAGCCTGCGCCGCAGCATGTACGTCCCCTACGTGGTGGACGACTACCAGCCGAAGGACGCCAGCACCGCCACCAACGCGTACATGAAGGTGTTCGACGGCATCATGAAGGTGCGCGGCGCGGTGGCGAAGAAGAAGCAGCAGCAGGCCCGGCGCTGAGGGTCATGGGGCACCCACAGCTGAAGCCTGATCATTCTACACATCTCGCGAGGAGGCCGATTGGCCTTGCTGCAAGGCTCCATGGGCACCCCCGGCTGGAAGCCGGGGGCAGCAAACCAGGCTTGGATCGGCATAAAGTCCCCTGCGGGGACTAGATGGCTGGCAGCAGGGTTTGCCCTACCAAGGGTACTCAGACACAGCGTCCGGCCACCCTCGGTAGACCACACCCCATTGTCGACCACCCAGTCCGCCCAAAGGGCGGACTGAATGTGTCCGAGTACCCTTGGTAGAACGGCCCCCAACTTCACCGCCACTTAGTCCGCCCAAAGGGCGGACTTTCAGGTCGCCCAGGCCTGGTCTGCTGCCCCCGGCTTCCAGCCGGGGGTGCCCACAGGCCCTTGCAGCAAGGCCAATCGGCACCCTGGCGAGATGTGTCGGATCGACAGGCGATGACGCCGACGGCCACGTCGCTCAAGGCAGCAGCGCGTCGCTGACGGCGCGCAGGTCGGCCCGGTCCACCCCCAGCGAGAACACGGGCGGCTGGCCAATGGGCGCATCCACCATGACGGTCTGCCCGCCCGTGTGCATGTCGCCCGTCCACACGTGGAACCACGTGCCGGGCGGCAGATACACCTGCTTGGTGGTGGCCCCCTCGGCGACCACGGGCGCCACCAAGAGCGTGTCGCCCAGCATGAACTGGTCGGCCACGGTGCGGCTCGCGTCGTCGCCCGGGAACACCAGCGTGAGGTGCCGCAGCATGGGCAGCGAGGTGTTGGCGGCCTCGGCGGCCAGCGCCATGAGCTCGGGCAGGAGCAGCTCGTGGATGCGTGCGAAGCGCCGGAAGTGCGCGGTGGTCTCGGCGTCGCCGTCCCAGTTCCAGTTGAGCGAGCGCTTGAGGCCCTCGTGCGTGCGCATGATGGGCGTGAACGCGCCCAGCTCGCACCAGCGCAGCCAGAGCTCCTTGGTGCTGGGCCCGCCGCTGAAGCCCGCGATGTCGTGCGTGACGAAGGGCATGCCCGTGAGCCCCAGGTTGATCATGGCCGGCACCACCGTGGGCAGGCCGTCGCTGGGCAGGAAGTCGGCCTCTTGGTCGCCGATCCACACGATCTGCGCCACGCCCTGCTCGCCCGCCCAGCCCGAGCGCGTGAACACGGCCCAGTCGCCGTCGGGGCGCTCTTCCTCGAAGACCTCGCGCGAGAGCCGGTGCCACTCGGTGGGGAAGGTGTTGTGCGCCAGCATGGGGTCGCGCCCGGTGCTGAGCACCGCGTCGATGGGCGCCCACTCGCCGAAGTCCGCCATCCAGCCATCCATGCCGTAGGTGGTGATCATCGCGCGCAGGAAGCCCTTGATGTACTCGCCCGTGGCCGGGTTGGTGAAGTCCGGCGAGACCGCGCGGCTCGCGGCCGGAGACGTGAACTCGTACGGTGCTCCATCGGAATCGAGCGCGACGAGGCCCTGCTCGATCATGTCCGCGGCGTGGTCCGACAGGTCCAGCTGCACGAACGGGTTGGCGTAGCCCAGGAAGCGAATGCCGCGCCCGTGCAGCGTCTCGATCATGCCGGCGAGGTCGGGGTAGAGCACGTCGTCGGCGGTCCAGCGATACTGCACGCCGACGTCTTCCCCCGAGGTCACGAACTCGCGCTTCCCCGTCCAGTCCTGCGCCCACAGCGCGGTGAAGGGCACCTGCGCGGCCTCGAGCGCGTCGGCTTCGGCCAGCACGTCATCCGTACCCCCCTGGATGCCCACCCACGGACCAAAGCCCCACGCAGGGGGCGACTGCGAGCGGCCGAAGTGGTCGCCCACCTCGCGGATGACGTCGCGCGCGCTCGGGCCGTGCAGCAGCACCAGGTCGGCCGCCTGTGCGCTGTGCACTTCCACGCGCATCACCTCCATGTCGTCGGCGCACACGTCCACCGAGACGCGCGCCTCGGTCTCGAGCGCCACGCCGAAGCCGCGCGCGTCCAGCCAGTAGGGCACCGGGAAGTAGGTGCTGTGCGCGTTGCCCATGAGCGGCAGGCCGCCGGTGCGCCCGATGCCCTGTTCTTCCACGAACAAGTCGAACGCCTCGCCGCGCTGGTCGGTGGCGTTGTACTGCGCGCCGAAGCCCAGGAACGTGGCGTCTTCGTCGCAAGAGAGGCGCAGCTCGGTGGTGGTGAAGTCCGGCAGCCCCGTGAGCACCAGCCGCGCGCGCGTGCGCTCGCCGGCCTCCACCACGCTCACGTCGAGCGTGCCGCGCACGTCGCGCTGCTCGCTGGCCCGAAGGGCGATGTGCACACCCGCCTCGTCACTGGTGATGCCCGTGATCTGGTCCAGCGTGGCGCGCGCGTCCTCGCTGTCCACGAAGTCGTAGCCGCCGAAGAGCGAGCGCGTGCTGGTGGTGTTGGCCACTGCGGCGATGCCGGCCGCGCGCGCGTGGAAGAGTGTGTGGGCGCCTGCCAGGATGGTGATGGCGCCGTCGTCCGCGACCACGACGGAGGTGCCGTCGCTCAGCTCGAAGCTGCCCGTGGTCGGCGCGCTGTTGCCGCAACCGAGGTGGGCGCAGCACGAGAGGGCGAAAAGTGCGATGGCGGTGGACGGTCGATGCGGCAGGAGGCTCATTTCGATACGGTACGCGATGCGCGGCCCGAGTGTGACCCGCTAGACTCGCGGGATGCGCTTCCTGCCCGCCGCCTCGTTGGTCCTCGCGCTCACCTCAACCGCCTGTGGCGACGGCTCGGGCGGCATGACCCCACCGCGCGATGGCGGCGGCATCGCACCCAGCGAGATGTGCGGCAGCGTGCGGCTCACCTCGTACAACGCCGGAGACACCGGCTGGTGCGAGTTCCCACGCAACGCGAACTTCCTGCCCGCCTTCGTGCGCAGCGGCGTCACGGGCGCCATCGCCGAGCCGTGGAACGGCAGCTCCTACGGCGGCGCGGCGGGCGAGTCGTGCGGTGAGTGCTGGGAGATCGACACCATCAACGGCACCGAGGTGGTGATGATCGCGGACCTCTGCCCCATCGAGGGCAACCCGCTGTGCGCGGGCGGGCACTTCCACATCGACCTCGCCAACGAAGCGGCAGAGGCCGTGGGCGGCGGCGCCAACGACGAAGGCAGCGCGCGCCGTGTGCCCTGCCCGGTGAGCGGCAACGTGCACGTGCGCGTGAACAACCGGAACCCCAGCTACCTGCGCATCGCGCCCATGAACCACCGCATCCCCATCCGCAGCATCGACTTCCGCGGGGCGGGCGACGGCGTCGCGGCGGACAACCCGTGGACCCCCGTGCAGCGCAGCGGCGGCGCCTGGCACACCGTCGACGCGGGCGAGCTTTCGCGCGGCGGCAGCGGCGTGGTGCTGCGCTTCACCAGCGCGCAGGGCGAGGTCATCGAGTCCACCACCATCATCCCCACCAGCGGCGGCAACGAGAACGTGGACCTGGGCGTGCAGTTCACCGACCAAGACCCCAGCAGCGGCGGCGCGTGCGAGTTCATCCCGCCCGCCGTGGTCTACGGCGAAGAGTTCGGGGGCATCGACGAGATGCGCTGGATCATCAACCCCTGGGGCGCAGCCGAGGCCGGCCCACACGGCCCCTATGATCAGGACTGCTTCGCGGGCAGCTCGTGCCTGCGCGTGCGCGACCTCGACCAGTGGACGGGCTTCCACCTGTACTACCGGCAGGAGTTCCCGAGCAGCACGTTCAGCAGCCTCACGCTGCAGGCGCGCACGGAGTCCGGCACCGGCATGATCCAGGTCACCCTCAGCGACGCCGAGGGCAACCGCTGCACGGGCACCGTGTTCGACATCACCGAGACCTACAGCCAGATCAGCATCGACGTCGGCAGCATCTGCGGCGGTGTGGACCGCATCGCGAGCGTGACCATCGACAACCCGGGGCCGAACATCGGGTTGCTGCTGGACGACGTGCGCTTCTCGCGGTGACATCGTGCGTCTGCCGCCGTGCTGCCGCGAGTGGATGAACTACTGACGTCTCGCCATCCATGCCCTTCCTCTCCGCTCATAGGTATCATGAATCATCGACATGAGGTGTTCGAATAGTTTACATATAGAGTGTTCTGCGCAATACGCTGTCGGTCAGAGCGGCCCGTGCCGGTGCCGCCGCCGAAGCGCGCGGCGCTGACCCCGGAGCTGCAGCTGGCGCTCGAGTTCGTGCCGGATGAGGCGCTGCGCGAGATCATCCGCGAGACGGCGCGCGTGGGGCTGGGGCGCTTGGAAGAGCACGAGGTGCGGGTGAAGCGGGCCGAGGAGGCGAGGGAGCGGAGGCGGGTGGAACGGGCCTTGCGGGACGGACCCAAGCGACGCTAAGCGCCAAACCGATGCCCATCGGCTACCCACGCCTTGCCATCAAGCGTCATGAGACGAAGCCCGGCGCACGCGGCGCAGGGCCGAAGCCCGCTGCGGGGCGCGTTCGGTAACGATAAACACGCGTAGTTTGCGTCCAAAGAATCGGGTCATCTCCAAGCATCACGCGCGCCACACGTCTCACTCCTCCATAGGCTTCCACACCAGCAAACCCAGCCGCTGAGCGATCGCAATGAGTGCCATCCAGGCTACGGGAGCCAACACCATTCCCAGCATACCGGCACCGATGCCCGCAATGGACATCAGCATGAGCATGAGGAATGGAACGGTCGGGATTGCGTGCTTCCACAGCCTTGGCCTTCTAGAATACCTTAGGAACGCCTGATCGACGAGCACCACAACTAGAAGCATCACCAAGTCGCCCACGACACACTGCACAACAATCTTCGCGACATCGCTCATTCAAACCACCTATGGTGTACGATCCGAAATCTCGGGTCTGCTCAACAGCGTTGCTCGAGCAACCTCGTATTCTTTTCGATGCTCGTCGCGCGCACTCGTCCATCGGTGCTCTGAACCAACCCAGTAGCGTTGGGTGGAGAAACGCGATGCTTGATCTAGCACGCGCTGCATCTCTGACTCGTCTAACAAGTTAATGGTACGACCTTCGCGTCCTTCTAGGAGGGCGAGAGCCGCGCCGAGGTTGTGACGCCCTTCACGTCCGCGCTCTGCAGTGATGGCTTGCCAATCTGGCCATCCGTTATGTGTATCAAGCGACAATAGATCGAAAGCATCGTGGATTCTTTCCGGATCTTCAATTGCTACAACCGCCGCGATAATTATCAGTCCCGCGAGAGCGCCGACACCAGTCGACGCGATAGCGCCCATGCCGGCTGATGACGCCAAGGCGGCGGCACCCGTACCAGCCGCACCTCCGGCGAAAGTCGCCACTCTCGAGTCCCCAGCCATCTCGTCTCCGACCACAGCTGATCCTCCGCCGATTCCGAGAATGGCAAGTGCAGTTGTGATCGCGTTCTCTCCTCTTGGGTCGACGTAGACAAGTGGGGAGCCTCGCATCGCACCATATGTGCTCACCGCTTCATCGGCGCGTTCGGTTCGACTCACAACAGTCGCGAACAACGGATCGGTCGCAGCCCACCGTCCAAGCCGAGTGTCCAGATACCTTGCCGAGTGGTAGCTGAGCCCAGTGACCTCGTCCCTCTCCTGCCCCGTGTAGCTGCGCTCGGGCAAGTGAGCTGACTGGGCCCGCGGATGCCCGTACGGGTAGTGCTCCAAGCGCTGCACTACGCCGCCCGCTTCATCCGTCGACAAGCCCACGCTGCCGAGGTGGTCGCCGTGCCAGTACTCGACCGCCCCATCGCCCGCGAGCAGCAAGCCCGCGCGGCGCTCCGCAGCGTGTCGTCCACACTGCGTTCGCTGGTGACGCCGGGCACACCCGTCACCCCCGCCTCGTTGGCGCGGACGACCCACGCATCTGCCGCGTTCACCTGCCCGTCACCCCCGGCAGGTGCGCCGTCAGAGTGCGTGGTTATCGCCGAATCGCCACGTTGCACCTGGGCCACGCGCTCGCCGTTCACGGTGACGTATACCGTTACAATGCCGTCGCGCACCTCGACGTCGGGTCGGAGGTAGTGCGTGCGCTGGCCGTTGTCTTCGCCAGGCGCGGTCGCGGGTGGCGCCGTAGGCAGAGGCGGGCCACGGCTGGCTGACGTCTTGACTTCTCCACGGCGCGGAGCCTGCCCACGAAGTCCCAGGTGTTGAGCTGGCCTTCGCGCGGGTAATCATGTTGCCGGGGCGGCGTCGCAGGTGCCGGTCTGCGCGCCTCCGGCGCCGTCGTCCGAGATGCTGGACACTGCGTGCGGGCCTGCGCCGGTGCAACTACTCCCCGTAGCGCAGCTCCCAGGTGCATCAAGCTCTCGCGCCGGCGGTCTGAGGTCTTCTCCACCAGGTTACCGGCGATCCTTGGTAATTGGCGTAAGCGGCCCCGCACACTCGGCGGTGCGCGGCTCACTCGTCGAGGCAAGCGGCGGTCTAGGCGAGAGAGCGCGTCGTACCTCGAAGCGGCCGCTGCGCTGGTGTGGCTCCAGCGCCTCGGCCGGGGGCAAATAACTTCGAGCGCCACCAGGTGGTCGGCGCGGTTGAAGCGGTAGGTGTAGTCCTGGAGCGTGCCGGTGGGTCCGCGCTTGTCTCCAACGTGTCGAGGCGCAGGCGGGGCGTCATACGTGCGCACGGTGCTGGTGCCGTTGGCGAAGCGGTGCGGGCGGGAAGGTTCTGGGCGTTGAAGGTGACCGCCCCACTACACCTTGATGCCGTTCGCGCGAGAGGCCGTCGTAGGCGCGTGCCACCTCGGCAGCCCCGGGTGCCATGAGGTGGTTGCTCTTTGTGGGCGTATCATGAATCATCTGTTGTGAGGTGTTCGAATAGTTTACATATGTAATAGCGATTCGGTGAAGCGCGCCCCGCGCAGGCTGCAGGACGGCCAGCGCGGGCGAGGCGCGGTTCGCCGAGGCGCCGTTGAACGGAGCCGCGGAGCATCACCCAGGAGGGTAGCGCTTGCCTATGGGCAAATGCGCCGGAGGGCCCCGGAGGCGTTGTCGCTCTGGCCATGGCTTGGGACGACGCGTCTGCGCGTGCGGGGACGTCGGCACGTCAGATCCCGGGCGCAAAGCGGGCGCGGCCGTGCGCGGACAGCGAGAGCCTCGGTGGGACGCACGAGCGCCACCACGGCAGCCGACGGACCGTAGCGCGCTGCGCGACGGCCGCTCCAGGCCTACGTACGTTGGGGCGATGGGTCATGACGAGTCGAGCCTCTGTGAAGTCCCGCCTCGGTCGGCAAGGGGAGCACGAGAGGGCGTGCCGCAGCGCGGACACTGCAACGGGGTCGCATCCGTTGAGAGCCAGCAGGCGCTGACCCAGGTGCGGCTGGCTCGCTCACCGGGCCTCCCCGCCACGCGTGCCGAACCGGTGGTGTTGCCGAGAGCGGCCTGTGCGCGAGCGAGGGTTCCCGACGTGAACTGTGGCTGGAGGAGACGGGGCCGGCGTGACCCGGATCTTGTGGAAGCCCTGGGCAAGGTGTGGCGCAAGAGAAGGCCCAGGAAGTCCACCGCGTGGAGGTTGCAGGTGACCGTCCTGGTGGCGAAGGTCACGGCCTCGCCGTCGTGGCGGATAGGCGCGCGTTCGAGATGCCGACGCGGTGCGTGTAGGCGCTGGAGGCGAGACCTGCTGCGCCCGCGCCACGAACGGCGCCTTCGCGTTGACGTGCCACACGCTCGTCTCGAAGGCGCGCGCCGCACCCGGGATCCACCTCTTGGGGCGAGCAACTACCAGCGTGCCGCGTCGAGCGCCGGCGGACGGCTCGGCACGATGCCCTCGGACGAGGCTTGGCGAGCCTCTAAGGGAAGAGGTACCCGGCCCGTTGCGGCGCACCGGGGAACCACCGGTGTCCGGCGAGGTCGTGGCCGCCGGCGCTGACCACGGCGTACACGTGAGGGTGGTAGAGCAGCTCGCGGGTCCACGGCCAGCGGCACCAGCGTGATGGCGGGCTTCCAGCGCCACCGAGCGCTTCCCGG
It encodes the following:
- a CDS encoding GGDEF domain-containing protein; this translates as MRPHSPRCRARWYAPRLSSEPQLRDRSLAERCFAVQALVVPFLVVYWGVCQYVLHAEALRWVFDMRVLRVTQSILIGYAIVWGALMALTVGIIRRGFRGPTWLGHLTVQLYALPNLYAAYLLGPVTSPFLVVLLGSGLLGLLIFPPRIAWTAVATVAIGLVVPEVARLAGIIPYAPLLYSSPHDDPNVTHFWSGLMWFIVASVSMLLMTLFHLLLQDLRAREAALSAMTRTDALTGLYNRRHFMEHLTREHGRSARYGRPLSCIMIDLDHFKRINDEHGHAVGDIVLKETSRRLSLALRATDMIARLGGEEFGALLPDTDIDGAENVAERCRELVGATPVVIEGRPQVSVTASFGVAVLDTAIMPGPEDLLRAADTALYSSKGRGRNRVSISDAGLDSFHSDPVG
- a CDS encoding phytanoyl-CoA dioxygenase family protein, whose translation is MNATSPNTDTARTSRHMPDPSVFDDEVPPLDESDLLTLPPLDARKLASELPIGTRFKLRETITPTQYAFLQVNGCIVFARVTTAAEVARVLDEVDRVEQKLLAEGIESICGVPVWFGTGADGKPFLQRMGFSSYYSEWLESFVTDARFEPIRRLIGEHARIGTREKDGVVFNRYVNLPGSLRPDLAWHTDALRDVFYNREMPGPMLNVGFHFDRIRPEDGGLRVIPRTHTQSAWDTVFHKVHFVSNDDDPREVMVETWPGDLTVHDGRMWHRVKGSPYDGARSLRRSMYVPYVVDDYQPKDASTATNAYMKVFDGIMKVRGAVAKKKQQQARR